From a single Aneurinibacillus sp. REN35 genomic region:
- a CDS encoding UDP-N-acetylglucosamine 1-carboxyvinyltransferase: MEKLFIKGGQKLQGRIQISGAKNSAVALIPAAILAGAEVVLENVPDISDVHIYSEILQDLGAVVERDNDTLRIDSTNMEPKPMPNGKIKELRASYYLMGAMLGRFGEAIIGLPGGCNLGPRPIDQHIKGFEALGATLSHEHGSLHIQANELIGNKLYLDVVSVGATINIMLAACRAKGKTVIENAAKEPEIIDVATLLNAMGASIKGAGTDVIRIEGTEKMRNCRHSIIPDRIEAGTYMIAAAATRGDVVIDNVIPRHLESLTAKLREMNVRVDEDDDAVHVMGGDAYEAIDIKTLPYPGFPTDLQQPITSLLTCATGTSIVTDNIYHARFKHVEHLLNMGAKIKVEGRSAVIEGPTPLIGGKVVATDLRAGAALVIAGLMADGITEVTGVHHIDRGYAELEDKLKSLGAVMWREKPIEKVY, translated from the coding sequence GTGGAGAAACTATTTATCAAAGGCGGGCAGAAGCTGCAGGGAAGAATTCAGATTAGCGGGGCTAAAAACAGTGCAGTAGCACTAATTCCTGCTGCGATTCTTGCGGGCGCTGAAGTTGTACTTGAGAATGTGCCCGATATTAGCGATGTCCATATTTATAGTGAGATTCTGCAGGATTTAGGTGCGGTTGTAGAACGTGACAACGATACGCTGCGCATCGATTCTACCAACATGGAACCCAAGCCCATGCCAAACGGTAAGATCAAAGAGTTAAGAGCCTCCTATTATTTGATGGGCGCGATGTTAGGACGATTCGGGGAAGCGATTATCGGTCTGCCGGGCGGCTGTAATTTAGGGCCAAGACCCATCGACCAGCATATAAAAGGTTTTGAAGCATTGGGTGCCACACTTTCGCATGAGCATGGCTCTTTACATATTCAAGCAAATGAACTTATTGGTAATAAATTATACCTTGATGTGGTCAGTGTTGGTGCTACCATTAATATTATGCTGGCGGCTTGCCGGGCCAAAGGAAAAACTGTGATTGAGAATGCAGCCAAAGAACCGGAGATTATCGATGTGGCCACGCTGCTGAATGCCATGGGTGCCAGCATTAAAGGAGCAGGAACGGATGTCATTCGGATTGAAGGAACAGAGAAGATGCGTAATTGCAGGCACTCGATCATTCCGGATCGAATTGAAGCGGGTACGTATATGATTGCTGCTGCGGCAACTCGTGGAGATGTGGTGATTGACAATGTGATTCCCCGCCACCTTGAATCTCTCACAGCGAAGCTTAGAGAGATGAATGTACGGGTGGATGAAGATGATGATGCCGTTCATGTCATGGGCGGAGATGCATATGAAGCAATCGATATTAAAACGCTCCCTTACCCCGGATTTCCCACCGACCTTCAACAGCCTATTACCTCTCTATTAACGTGTGCTACCGGTACAAGTATTGTCACCGACAATATTTATCATGCTCGTTTTAAGCATGTAGAGCATTTATTGAACATGGGAGCAAAAATTAAGGTCGAAGGGCGCTCAGCCGTTATCGAAGGCCCGACCCCGCTTATTGGGGGAAAGGTCGTTGCAACGGATTTGCGCGCAGGTGCCGCGCTTGTGATTGCCGGATTGATGGCGGATGGCATAACAGAAGTTACGGGTGTCCATCACATTGACCGAGGCTATGCCGAGTTAGAAGACAAGCTTAAGAGTTTGGGCGCTGTCATGTGGCGAGAAAAACCGATTGAGAAAGTTTACTAA
- the glpX gene encoding class II fructose-bisphosphatase → MERSLTMELVRVTEAAALSSARWMGRGKKEEADDAATTAMRAVFDTVPMQGTVVIGEGEMDEAPMLYIGEELGQGVGPEVDVAVDPLEGTNIVAKGTWNALTVLAVADRGNLLHAPDMYMDKLAVGPEAAGKVDITAPIIDNLRAVAQAKGKDISDLVACVMDRDRHEKIIEEIREAGARIKLISDGDVAGAINTAFEHTGVDILFGIGGAPEGVIAAVALKCLGGEFQGRLVPYNEAEIERCKKMGLADPHQVLLMEDLVKGDDCIFAATGVTDGELLKGVRFEGTSAFTQSIVMRAKSGTVRFIDGQHRLERKPQFVVKD, encoded by the coding sequence ATGGAACGCAGTTTAACAATGGAATTAGTTCGTGTAACGGAAGCAGCAGCACTTTCATCCGCTCGTTGGATGGGACGAGGCAAAAAGGAAGAAGCAGATGATGCCGCAACCACTGCGATGCGAGCTGTATTTGATACCGTACCGATGCAGGGGACAGTCGTGATTGGTGAAGGTGAGATGGATGAAGCGCCTATGCTGTATATTGGGGAAGAACTGGGTCAAGGAGTAGGTCCAGAGGTGGATGTTGCTGTTGATCCGCTTGAAGGCACCAATATCGTGGCAAAAGGAACATGGAATGCACTAACTGTATTGGCTGTAGCGGACCGGGGAAACCTGCTGCATGCGCCGGATATGTACATGGACAAGCTGGCGGTAGGTCCGGAAGCGGCAGGCAAGGTAGATATTACCGCACCGATTATTGATAACCTAAGAGCGGTCGCTCAGGCCAAAGGAAAAGATATCAGTGACCTGGTTGCTTGTGTGATGGACCGTGACCGCCACGAGAAAATCATCGAAGAAATCCGTGAAGCGGGTGCACGTATTAAGTTGATCTCTGACGGTGATGTGGCCGGTGCAATCAATACCGCGTTCGAACATACGGGTGTAGACATCCTGTTCGGTATTGGTGGTGCGCCTGAAGGAGTAATTGCCGCTGTGGCACTCAAATGTCTAGGTGGTGAATTCCAAGGTCGTCTAGTTCCTTATAACGAAGCGGAAATCGAGCGCTGCAAAAAGATGGGGCTTGCTGATCCGCATCAAGTACTGCTCATGGAAGACCTTGTAAAGGGTGACGATTGTATTTTTGCAGCGACGGGTGTAACGGATGGTGAGTTGTTAAAAGGCGTACGCTTTGAAGGTACCAGTGCATTTACACAATCCATTGTTATGCGAGCCAAGTCCGGTACGGTCCGCTTTATTGATGGCCAGCACCGCCTTGAGCGTAAGCCTCAGTTTGTCGTAAAAGACTAG
- the fsa gene encoding fructose-6-phosphate aldolase — protein MRFFIDTANVNEIREVHEWGVLAGVTTNPSLVAKEGRDFEETLKEIIDIIDGPISAEVISLEAEGMIEEGEKLASLSKNIVIKVPMTVEGLKAVKYFTKKKIKTNVTLVFSATQALLAARAGATYVSPFLGRLDDISQDGLQLISDIAQIFDVHDIETEIISASVRHPLHVVECAKMGADIATIPYKIFSQMVKHPLTDSGIERFLADWQEAQQK, from the coding sequence ATGAGATTTTTTATTGATACAGCAAATGTAAATGAAATTCGCGAAGTACACGAGTGGGGCGTCTTAGCCGGTGTTACGACCAACCCGTCCCTAGTCGCAAAAGAAGGTCGGGACTTTGAAGAGACGCTAAAAGAGATCATCGACATTATCGATGGACCGATCAGCGCCGAAGTCATCAGCCTCGAAGCGGAAGGCATGATTGAAGAAGGCGAGAAGCTCGCTTCTCTCTCCAAAAACATCGTGATTAAAGTGCCGATGACGGTGGAAGGTCTAAAAGCCGTTAAATACTTTACAAAGAAAAAAATCAAAACGAACGTAACGCTTGTGTTCTCGGCAACACAGGCTCTGCTTGCGGCTCGTGCTGGAGCAACGTACGTGTCCCCGTTCTTAGGACGATTAGATGATATCTCTCAGGATGGTCTTCAATTGATCTCTGATATTGCTCAGATTTTTGATGTGCATGATATCGAGACGGAAATTATCTCGGCAAGCGTACGCCATCCACTGCATGTAGTAGAGTGCGCAAAGATGGGCGCAGACATTGCGACCATCCCGTATAAAATCTTCAGTCAGATGGTCAAGCATCCGCTGACCGATTCAGGCATCGAACGTTTTCTTGCGGATTGGCAGGAAGCGCAGCAAAAATAA
- the fba gene encoding class II fructose-1,6-bisphosphate aldolase translates to MPLVSMTDMLNKAVEGKYAVGQFNLNNLEFTQAILQAAEEEKSPVILGVSEGAARYMGGFKLVVAMVEALMEEYKVTVPVAIHLDHGSSFEKCVEAIHAGFTSVMIDGSHYPLEENIALTKRVVDVAHALGVSVEAELGRIGGQEDDLVVADAEAMYAVPEECDKLVRETGVDCFAPALGSVHGPYKGEPNLGFDRMEEVMNLTGVPLVLHGGTGIPTKDIQRAISLGTAKINVNTENQIESAKTVRKVLEEKPELYDPRKYLGPARDTIKETVKGKMREFGSSNQA, encoded by the coding sequence ATGCCATTAGTATCGATGACAGACATGTTAAACAAAGCCGTAGAGGGAAAGTATGCAGTCGGTCAGTTTAACCTGAACAACCTTGAATTCACGCAGGCCATTCTGCAGGCTGCGGAAGAAGAAAAATCTCCTGTCATCCTTGGAGTAAGTGAAGGTGCAGCTCGTTACATGGGCGGTTTCAAATTGGTTGTAGCGATGGTAGAAGCGCTGATGGAAGAATATAAAGTTACCGTACCGGTGGCGATTCACTTAGATCATGGCTCATCTTTTGAGAAGTGCGTGGAAGCTATTCATGCAGGATTCACATCCGTTATGATTGATGGTTCGCATTACCCGCTCGAAGAGAATATCGCCTTGACGAAGCGCGTGGTAGACGTAGCGCATGCGCTTGGTGTGTCTGTAGAAGCAGAGCTTGGACGGATCGGCGGTCAGGAAGATGACCTGGTGGTTGCGGATGCGGAAGCGATGTATGCGGTCCCTGAAGAGTGTGATAAGCTTGTACGCGAGACTGGCGTAGATTGCTTTGCTCCAGCCCTTGGTTCTGTACATGGACCGTACAAAGGCGAGCCGAACCTGGGTTTTGATAGAATGGAAGAGGTTATGAATTTGACGGGGGTTCCGCTTGTACTGCACGGGGGTACGGGTATCCCGACAAAAGATATTCAGCGTGCGATTTCTCTTGGCACAGCCAAAATCAACGTGAATACAGAGAATCAGATCGAGTCGGCCAAAACGGTTCGCAAAGTGCTAGAAGAAAAACCGGAACTGTATGATCCGCGCAAATATTTAGGACCAGCACGTGACACCATTAAAGAAACGGTTAAAGGAAAGATGCGCGAGTTTGGAAGCAGCAACCAAGCGTAA
- a CDS encoding CTP synthase: MAKYIFVTGGVVSSLGKGITAASLGRLLKNRGLQVTIQKFDPYINVDPGTMSPYQHGEVFVTQDGAETDLDLGHYERFIDINLNSNSNVTTGKIYSSVITKERRGDYLGGTVQVIPHITNEIKERVFRAGRETNADVVITEIGGTVGDIESLPFLEAIRQIKSDVGRDNVMYIHCTLVPYLAAAGEMKTKPTQHSVKELRSLGIQPNVIVCRTEHPMSQDMKDKIALFCDIDPKAVIEAADAESLYEVPLELKAQGMDDYVCNHLNLTCPEADMTEWKQMLHKIKNLSHKTTIAIVGKYVALHDAYLSVAEALYHAGYANDADVSIEWVDAEEVYENNVAELLGHVDGILVPGGFGDRGVEGKIIATKYARENKIPFLGICLGMQVAVIEFARHVVGLKDANSSEINPSTQYPVIDLLPDQKDIENLGGTMRLGLYPCKMEKDTLAHASYSEDLVYERHRHRYEFNNQYREALKEAGMQFSGTSPDGRLVEIVEIPEHPWFVASQFHPEFASRPNRPQPLFRDFVGAALQLKK, translated from the coding sequence ATGGCAAAGTATATATTTGTAACCGGCGGTGTGGTATCTTCTCTGGGTAAAGGAATTACTGCCGCTTCTCTAGGACGTTTATTGAAAAACCGTGGCTTACAGGTAACGATTCAAAAATTTGATCCGTACATCAATGTGGATCCAGGTACAATGAGTCCGTATCAGCATGGCGAAGTGTTTGTTACACAAGACGGGGCGGAGACAGATCTCGATTTAGGACACTATGAGCGCTTCATTGACATTAACCTGAACTCGAACAGCAATGTTACGACAGGTAAAATCTACTCATCGGTTATTACCAAAGAGCGTCGTGGCGACTATTTGGGTGGAACTGTGCAAGTGATTCCCCATATTACAAACGAAATTAAAGAACGCGTTTTCCGCGCTGGCCGCGAGACGAATGCTGATGTAGTCATTACGGAAATCGGCGGTACGGTAGGGGATATCGAGAGTTTGCCTTTCCTTGAAGCAATCCGTCAGATCAAGAGTGATGTAGGCCGCGATAATGTGATGTACATTCACTGTACACTGGTGCCGTATCTGGCGGCTGCCGGCGAGATGAAGACGAAGCCAACCCAGCATAGTGTAAAAGAGCTGCGCAGCCTGGGTATTCAGCCAAATGTAATTGTATGCCGTACTGAGCATCCGATGTCTCAAGATATGAAAGACAAAATCGCCCTCTTCTGCGACATCGATCCAAAAGCCGTTATTGAAGCGGCAGATGCTGAATCTCTGTATGAAGTGCCGTTGGAACTTAAAGCACAGGGCATGGATGACTATGTATGCAACCATCTGAACCTCACTTGCCCGGAAGCGGACATGACAGAATGGAAGCAAATGCTTCACAAGATCAAAAATCTCTCCCACAAAACAACCATTGCAATCGTTGGTAAATATGTAGCGCTGCATGATGCGTATTTGAGCGTCGCTGAAGCACTGTACCATGCGGGCTATGCAAACGATGCGGATGTAAGTATTGAGTGGGTAGATGCAGAAGAAGTGTATGAGAATAATGTAGCCGAGCTTTTAGGGCATGTGGACGGTATTCTCGTTCCAGGCGGCTTTGGCGACCGCGGTGTAGAAGGTAAAATTATTGCTACTAAATATGCACGTGAGAACAAGATTCCGTTCCTCGGCATCTGCCTAGGTATGCAGGTGGCCGTGATTGAATTTGCCCGTCACGTTGTCGGCCTCAAAGACGCGAACAGTTCAGAAATCAACCCTTCTACCCAGTATCCGGTGATTGATTTACTTCCGGATCAGAAGGACATCGAAAATCTTGGTGGTACGATGCGTCTTGGTCTATATCCGTGCAAAATGGAAAAAGACACGCTGGCACACGCTTCTTACAGTGAAGACCTCGTATATGAGCGTCACCGCCACCGTTACGAATTCAATAACCAATACCGTGAAGCGCTGAAGGAAGCTGGTATGCAGTTCAGCGGCACATCGCCTGACGGTCGTCTGGTAGAAATCGTTGAAATTCCAGAGCATCCTTGGTTTGTGGCAAGCCAATTCCATCCGGAATTCGCATCCCGTCCGAATCGTCCACAGCCGCTCTTCCGCGATTTTGTTGGCGCTGCACTCCAGCTTAAAAAATAA
- the icmF gene encoding fused isobutyryl-CoA mutase/GTPase IcmF yields METTIYRPKHNVRFVTAASLFDGHDASINIMRRILQASGVEVIHLGHNRSVEEVVNAAIQEDAQGIAISSYQGGHVEYFKYIVDLLKEKGASHIKVFGGGGGVIVPAEIRELHEYGVSKIFSPDDGRSNGLQGMINYMIEQTDYPTPKEVEKEISELKNRSWNAISRMITLAEENVEKQDQEVAATLEKVHAMVETVPVLGITGTGGAGKSSLTDELVRRFLEQYPEKTIAILSVDPSKQKTGGALLGDRIRMNSIHSPRVYMRSLATRTSHSELSKAIGDAITIVKAAGYDFIIVETSGIGQGDANITQVCDVAMYVMTSEFGAPTQLEKIDMIDYADIIAINKFERRGSEDALRDVKKQWTRSRAIFDMKDEDIPVYGTIASQFNDPGTNVLFVNLMKVISEKLGMEWKTTIDITGDQKSKKKYIIPSDRVHYLAEIASTVHQYKKYTEQQVQVARKLFQLKGAREEFAGKDGEIASELLQELEKLIAHYEEQLHPESKKILDNWKSLKEAYQQDEFVTKVRDKEIVTKLYTTSLSGTRIPKVSMPKFEDFGEILRWSMSENLPGYFPYTAGVFPFKRDGEDPKRQFAGEGTPERTNRRFHYLSKDDTAKRLSTAFDSVTLYGEDPDYRPDIYGKIGTSGVNICTLDDMKKLYAGFNLCHPSTSVSMTINGPAPIILAMYMNTAIQQQIDMFKEENGREPNAEEMKQVREYTLKNVRGTVQADILKEDQGQNTCIFSTEFALKMMGDIQEYFIQNYVRNYYSVSISGYHIAEAGANPISQLAFTLANGFTYVEYYLSRGMNIDDFAPNLSFFFSNGLDPEYTVLGRVARRIWSTVIKNKYSGNERSQKLKYHIQTSGRSLHAQEMDFNDIRTTLQALMAIYDNCNSLHTNAYDEAITTPTENSVRRAMAIQMIITKELGLAKNENSLQGSFIIEELTDLVEEAVLAEFQRISDRGGVLGAMETQYQRSKIQEESLYYETLKHNGELPIIGVNTFLNPNSSEDDYEIELARSTEEEKVQQINNLRAFQERNQDAASAALQRLKEVARANGNIFAELMETVKVASLGQITGALYEVGGQYRRNM; encoded by the coding sequence GGAGCCTCCCATATTAAAGTGTTTGGCGGTGGCGGTGGTGTAATCGTGCCTGCTGAAATCCGTGAGCTGCATGAATACGGGGTCAGCAAAATCTTCTCACCAGATGACGGACGTTCGAACGGTCTGCAGGGTATGATTAATTATATGATTGAGCAGACCGATTATCCGACCCCGAAAGAAGTTGAAAAAGAGATCAGCGAGTTGAAGAACCGTAGTTGGAATGCGATCAGCCGTATGATTACACTGGCGGAAGAAAATGTTGAGAAGCAGGATCAAGAAGTAGCAGCTACATTGGAAAAAGTCCATGCCATGGTGGAAACAGTTCCTGTCCTTGGTATTACCGGTACGGGCGGCGCAGGCAAAAGCTCGCTGACAGACGAATTGGTACGCCGTTTCCTCGAACAATATCCAGAAAAGACAATTGCGATTCTATCTGTAGACCCATCCAAACAAAAAACGGGTGGTGCATTATTAGGCGACCGTATTCGCATGAACTCCATTCACTCTCCGCGCGTCTATATGCGCTCACTCGCTACCCGTACATCGCATAGCGAGCTGAGTAAAGCAATCGGGGATGCGATTACTATTGTAAAAGCAGCGGGCTATGATTTCATTATTGTAGAGACATCAGGTATTGGCCAAGGCGATGCTAATATTACACAAGTGTGTGATGTTGCCATGTATGTCATGACAAGCGAATTCGGTGCGCCGACACAGCTTGAGAAAATTGACATGATCGACTATGCCGATATTATTGCCATCAATAAATTTGAGCGCCGCGGTTCCGAGGATGCGCTGCGAGATGTGAAGAAGCAGTGGACGCGAAGCCGTGCTATTTTTGATATGAAAGATGAAGATATTCCGGTATACGGTACGATTGCAAGCCAGTTCAATGATCCGGGTACGAATGTTCTGTTCGTTAACTTGATGAAAGTAATCTCTGAGAAGCTGGGCATGGAATGGAAGACAACAATTGATATTACCGGCGATCAGAAATCCAAGAAAAAATATATTATTCCATCTGACCGCGTTCATTATTTAGCGGAAATCGCAAGTACAGTACACCAATACAAAAAGTATACGGAGCAGCAGGTACAAGTTGCGCGTAAGCTATTCCAATTGAAGGGCGCAAGAGAAGAGTTCGCAGGTAAAGATGGGGAGATTGCGTCTGAACTGCTGCAAGAACTGGAGAAGCTCATCGCGCATTATGAGGAGCAGCTGCATCCGGAAAGCAAGAAAATCCTCGATAACTGGAAATCGCTCAAGGAAGCGTACCAGCAGGATGAGTTCGTTACAAAAGTACGCGACAAAGAAATCGTGACAAAGTTATACACGACATCACTTTCCGGTACGCGTATTCCAAAAGTGTCCATGCCGAAGTTTGAAGACTTTGGCGAGATTCTTCGCTGGTCTATGAGCGAGAATCTTCCGGGTTACTTCCCATATACGGCAGGCGTGTTCCCGTTCAAACGTGATGGGGAAGATCCGAAACGTCAATTTGCGGGCGAAGGTACGCCGGAGCGCACGAACCGCCGCTTCCACTACCTGTCTAAAGACGATACGGCGAAGCGCCTAAGCACGGCTTTCGACAGTGTAACTCTGTATGGAGAAGATCCGGATTACCGCCCGGATATCTACGGTAAAATCGGTACGAGCGGCGTTAATATTTGTACATTGGATGATATGAAGAAGCTGTATGCGGGCTTCAACCTATGCCACCCGTCCACATCCGTATCGATGACGATTAACGGGCCTGCACCGATTATTCTTGCGATGTATATGAATACTGCAATCCAGCAGCAGATTGATATGTTTAAGGAAGAGAACGGACGCGAGCCGAATGCGGAAGAGATGAAGCAGGTAAGAGAATATACCCTCAAGAATGTACGTGGTACCGTTCAAGCGGATATCTTGAAGGAAGATCAGGGACAGAATACGTGCATCTTCTCGACTGAGTTTGCTTTGAAGATGATGGGGGACATCCAAGAATACTTTATTCAAAACTATGTCCGCAACTATTATTCGGTAAGTATTTCCGGCTACCATATTGCTGAAGCGGGAGCCAATCCGATTTCTCAATTGGCCTTCACGCTGGCTAATGGATTTACGTATGTAGAATACTACTTAAGCCGCGGCATGAATATCGATGACTTTGCACCGAATCTGTCGTTCTTCTTCAGCAACGGCCTAGATCCGGAGTATACCGTGCTTGGACGCGTAGCTCGCCGTATTTGGTCTACTGTCATTAAGAATAAATATAGCGGCAATGAGCGCAGTCAGAAGCTGAAGTACCATATTCAGACATCCGGTCGTTCGCTGCATGCACAAGAGATGGACTTTAATGATATTCGAACGACGCTGCAGGCGCTTATGGCCATCTACGACAATTGCAACTCACTGCATACGAATGCGTATGATGAGGCGATTACGACGCCTACAGAGAACTCTGTGCGCCGTGCAATGGCAATCCAGATGATTATTACTAAAGAGCTTGGTCTTGCTAAGAATGAGAACTCACTGCAGGGTTCATTCATTATTGAAGAGCTGACTGATCTCGTAGAAGAAGCCGTATTGGCCGAGTTCCAGCGTATCAGTGATCGTGGTGGTGTGCTAGGTGCGATGGAGACACAATATCAGCGCAGCAAGATCCAAGAGGAGTCACTCTACTATGAGACGCTGAAGCATAATGGTGAATTGCCGATTATTGGGGTGAATACGTTCCTCAATCCGAATTCTTCTGAAGATGATTACGAGATTGAACTCGCCCGTTCTACGGAAGAGGAGAAGGTGCAGCAGATCAATAATCTGCGTGCATTCCAGGAGCGTAATCAAGACGCGGCTTCCGCTGCCCTGCAGCGCCTCAAAGAAGTGGCTCGTGCAAATGGAAATATTTTTGCGGAACTAATGGAAACGGTGAAAGTTGCAAGTCTTGGTCAGATTACAGGTGCGCTTTATGAAGTAGGCGGCCAGTATCGCCGTAATATGTAA
- a CDS encoding response regulator, translated as MKDKKVLIVDDQYGIRVLLFEVFGKEGYQTFQAANGKQALEIVVGDSPDLVILDMKIPGMDGLEILKEIKKIAPDTKVIMMTAYGELDMIKEATELGALTHFTKPFDIDELRTAVNKQLAC; from the coding sequence ATGAAGGATAAGAAAGTATTGATTGTTGATGACCAATACGGGATTCGCGTCTTGCTTTTTGAGGTATTTGGAAAAGAAGGATACCAAACCTTTCAGGCAGCAAACGGAAAGCAGGCATTAGAGATTGTTGTAGGTGATTCGCCGGATCTTGTGATTCTGGATATGAAAATCCCAGGGATGGATGGGCTTGAGATTTTAAAAGAAATTAAAAAAATCGCCCCAGATACAAAGGTCATTATGATGACAGCCTATGGTGAATTGGATATGATTAAAGAGGCGACGGAACTCGGTGCATTGACGCATTTTACTAAGCCATTTGACATTGATGAACTGCGAACAGCGGTAAATAAGCAACTCGCATGCTAA
- the rpoE gene encoding DNA-directed RNA polymerase subunit delta: MSNALNLEAEKINEMAMVDLAYQMLNQSKKPAYYRDLYKELTQMKDMSESEAMDMIAQVYTEINLDGRFICLGDNLWGLKRWYLVETQEESAEGGFRAKFALDDDDDDFDDDLEEEYDEIDNDNVNDVDDDDEEDETVDDDFDDEEEAEEEFESDLEEEEEELDSDDEDEELDM, translated from the coding sequence TTGAGCAATGCTTTGAACCTGGAAGCGGAAAAAATCAACGAAATGGCGATGGTAGATCTCGCTTATCAAATGTTGAACCAATCAAAAAAACCGGCGTATTACCGTGATTTGTACAAAGAACTGACCCAGATGAAAGATATGTCAGAATCTGAAGCGATGGATATGATCGCACAAGTTTATACGGAGATTAATCTTGATGGTCGTTTCATCTGCCTCGGTGATAACCTATGGGGCTTAAAGCGCTGGTATCTTGTAGAGACGCAAGAAGAATCGGCGGAAGGTGGCTTCCGTGCGAAATTTGCACTTGATGATGATGACGATGACTTCGATGATGATCTCGAAGAAGAATATGATGAGATTGATAATGACAATGTGAACGATGTAGATGATGACGATGAAGAAGATGAAACAGTTGATGACGACTTCGATGATGAAGAAGAGGCTGAAGAAGAATTCGAATCCGATCTAGAAGAAGAGGAAGAAGAATTAGACAGCGATGACGAAGACGAAGAACTTGACATGTAA